A part of Terriglobus roseus genomic DNA contains:
- a CDS encoding TonB-dependent receptor, with amino-acid sequence MRPWFISEVMRPVADGEKKMAQMRCAEQRRVAALASFVFPALVSACVLVIPQRQAYAQTNLATLSGAVTDASGAAMPNVPVSIQNVETTATRVVTTDANGFYTAPSLTVGSYRVTVAVQGFSKTVLPASLTLGGLNLDVHLKVGNVSDEVTVTSSSGSVALQTDSHELATSVDSVQLTTLPNGGRSILSIATLGPASQAGTDASTSAGDQSFYSQTSNAVILSGLGPNQTQFLQDGIDNTNLLTQTANILASVEAAKEVNTLYSNAPAIFRQPAVVNVITKSGSNKFHGTVYDFLQNDAANAKNWFATTKAPLRYNLFGGNIGGPIYRNKIFGFFDYSGLRSHSSGLSQNRVPTLAERGGDFSADPTIYDPSTYNAATGTSNPFPGNKIPTISAFAQQWLQNYPLPNAPLVNNINYRINLPSSSNYDEYLARGDWNISQKNQLFGTVARNSHSGGGTTITPGLFGISVPLTGTNASITDTQIFNDRIVNAFRVGYNRSNLFRTQQGTGAKNYAAFYGLNNLNPLLEQSTPPAIAVSNYTSLGDPYSPQGAIQNRYQLTDQVTWTHGNHTISFGGEFIRVQFNGDWVVTNNGNYTFDGTATSQYVAGKRSASDQGNALADLELGFPVRGSGLTGNSAGAFREFDVSGFVQDDWRASPRLTLNFGLRYDYINPPTDKNGRGALYLLATNSNRSGAWNANYNDWGPRVGFSYKASDHTAIRGGYGIYYAPILYNNLQFMLLYSPNVVAQSYSLNIQSPVNIQNLFIANPPSVPGQGGYSITPTLKDTSTQQWNLNVERTLGSSTMLTVQYLGNVTRHQSARADLNQPIALSAGNTSGKLDVRPYPNGGPIDGQLNAYSANYHALGVKLDRRLSRDFQLLVAYTFQKALNSIDGDNSDIQSIYHPELTYGPASFNRKNDINISPIYYLPFGPGKRFLNSNNIINREIIGGWELAGLQYFASGQPITVTANNNADTSPYHSVYANLTCNPMQGFHRTRFNIFNPACFAQPAAGQYGTTRSVGWQPWIFQTNLSVIKNFQIIGEHQLQFRGEAFNLFNHPLFSAGGGGITSPTLGVATSQTNSPRSMQFALRYSF; translated from the coding sequence ATGCGACCCTGGTTCATTTCAGAAGTGATGCGGCCGGTAGCGGACGGCGAAAAGAAAATGGCACAGATGCGGTGTGCGGAACAGCGAAGAGTGGCGGCACTTGCCAGTTTTGTTTTTCCAGCTCTGGTTTCAGCATGCGTTCTGGTAATTCCCCAGCGACAGGCATACGCACAGACCAACCTCGCTACCCTCTCAGGAGCCGTAACGGACGCCTCGGGCGCTGCGATGCCAAACGTTCCCGTCAGCATTCAAAATGTGGAAACCACCGCAACACGCGTAGTGACGACTGACGCAAACGGCTTCTATACCGCCCCCTCGTTAACTGTCGGCTCGTACCGCGTAACGGTCGCCGTACAGGGGTTCTCCAAAACGGTGCTTCCGGCTTCGCTGACCCTGGGTGGCCTCAACCTGGACGTTCACCTGAAGGTTGGCAACGTTTCGGACGAGGTCACAGTAACCAGTTCCTCAGGATCGGTCGCTCTGCAGACAGACAGCCATGAGTTGGCTACCTCCGTGGACAGCGTGCAGTTAACCACGCTTCCCAATGGTGGACGCAGTATTCTCAGCATCGCCACATTGGGACCAGCTTCTCAGGCCGGCACGGACGCTTCCACATCAGCCGGTGACCAGAGCTTCTATAGCCAGACAAGCAACGCAGTCATCCTCTCCGGCTTGGGCCCGAACCAGACGCAGTTTCTTCAAGACGGTATCGATAACACCAACCTTCTTACCCAGACGGCAAACATACTTGCGTCCGTAGAGGCAGCGAAAGAAGTCAACACGCTTTACAGCAACGCTCCTGCCATCTTCCGGCAACCTGCCGTGGTCAACGTCATCACAAAGAGCGGCTCCAACAAGTTCCATGGCACCGTGTACGACTTCCTGCAGAACGACGCAGCGAACGCAAAGAACTGGTTTGCGACCACCAAAGCACCACTGCGCTACAACCTCTTCGGCGGCAACATCGGTGGCCCCATCTATCGCAACAAGATCTTCGGCTTCTTCGACTACTCCGGTCTGCGCAGCCACTCCTCGGGCCTCTCACAGAATCGCGTTCCTACATTGGCAGAGCGCGGCGGGGACTTCTCGGCTGATCCGACCATTTACGATCCCTCGACCTACAACGCGGCAACCGGAACCTCCAACCCATTTCCGGGTAACAAAATTCCTACGATCAGCGCGTTCGCGCAACAGTGGCTGCAAAACTATCCGCTGCCGAACGCCCCGCTCGTGAACAACATCAACTATCGGATCAATCTGCCGTCGAGCAGCAACTATGACGAGTACCTTGCTCGAGGCGACTGGAACATTTCACAGAAGAACCAGCTCTTCGGCACGGTCGCTCGTAACAGCCACTCGGGCGGTGGAACCACCATCACTCCCGGCCTGTTTGGTATCAGCGTTCCCCTCACAGGCACGAACGCTTCCATCACAGACACGCAGATTTTCAACGATCGCATCGTCAACGCGTTCAGAGTCGGCTACAACCGCAGCAATCTGTTCCGCACACAGCAAGGAACAGGTGCAAAAAACTACGCCGCGTTCTACGGACTAAACAACCTCAATCCTCTACTGGAGCAATCGACACCGCCCGCAATTGCAGTGTCAAACTACACCTCGCTCGGCGATCCATACTCTCCGCAGGGCGCCATCCAGAACCGGTATCAGCTCACAGACCAGGTCACCTGGACACACGGAAATCACACCATCAGCTTCGGTGGCGAATTCATCCGTGTTCAGTTCAATGGTGATTGGGTCGTCACGAACAATGGCAACTACACCTTCGACGGAACAGCAACATCGCAGTACGTCGCTGGCAAGCGCAGCGCATCGGATCAAGGCAATGCGCTAGCTGATCTAGAACTTGGATTCCCTGTCAGAGGCAGCGGTCTGACTGGCAACTCAGCCGGGGCGTTCCGCGAATTCGACGTCTCCGGATTCGTTCAGGATGACTGGCGAGCTTCACCACGCCTCACGCTGAACTTCGGTCTGCGCTACGACTACATCAACCCGCCCACGGACAAGAACGGTCGTGGTGCTCTCTATTTGCTTGCAACAAACTCCAATCGATCCGGAGCTTGGAACGCGAACTATAACGATTGGGGACCGCGCGTGGGCTTCTCGTACAAAGCCTCAGATCACACTGCCATCCGCGGTGGCTATGGCATTTACTACGCGCCCATCCTCTACAACAACCTGCAGTTCATGCTGCTCTACTCTCCCAACGTGGTGGCACAGAGCTATAGCCTGAACATTCAATCGCCGGTAAACATTCAGAACTTATTCATCGCCAACCCGCCGTCAGTTCCAGGCCAGGGTGGTTACTCCATCACCCCCACGCTCAAAGACACGTCCACCCAACAATGGAACCTGAACGTAGAACGCACGCTTGGAAGCAGCACGATGCTCACGGTGCAGTACCTCGGCAACGTGACTCGCCACCAATCTGCACGCGCTGATCTGAATCAGCCAATCGCGCTCTCTGCAGGAAATACGTCCGGCAAACTTGATGTCCGTCCCTACCCCAACGGAGGTCCCATCGACGGCCAACTCAATGCTTACAGCGCAAACTACCACGCGTTAGGTGTGAAGCTTGATCGCAGACTTTCCAGAGACTTCCAGCTTCTGGTCGCCTATACGTTCCAGAAGGCATTGAACAGCATCGATGGCGACAACAGCGATATCCAGTCGATCTATCATCCAGAGCTAACCTATGGCCCCGCCAGCTTCAATCGGAAAAACGACATTAACATCAGTCCGATCTATTACCTTCCGTTCGGTCCTGGCAAACGCTTCCTGAACTCAAACAACATCATTAATCGCGAGATCATTGGCGGTTGGGAGCTCGCAGGCCTCCAGTACTTCGCATCGGGCCAGCCAATCACCGTAACCGCAAACAACAACGCGGATACCAGTCCTTACCATTCCGTTTACGCGAACCTAACCTGCAATCCCATGCAAGGATTTCATCGCACACGATTCAACATCTTCAATCCAGCATGCTTCGCGCAACCTGCAGCCGGCCAGTACGGCACAACGCGTTCCGTAGGATGGCAGCCCTGGATTTTCCAAACGAATCTTTCCGTCATCAAGAACTTCCAGATCATTGGAGAACACCAGCTTCAGTTCCGCGGAGAAGCATTTAACCTGTTCAACCATCCACTCTTCAGCGCAGGCGGTGGCGGCATCACCTCACCAACTCTGGGCGTAGCAACATCGCAGACCAACAGCCCTCGATCAATGCAGTTCGCACTCAGATACTCCTTCTGA
- a CDS encoding glycoside hydrolase family 99-like domain-containing protein, with protein MHRREFIARAGATLLHGGLIGSQAAIKPPKADACITAAYYFGNFHVDPRNEEAHGKGWTEWNLVKAATPRFAGHHQPKVPQWGYADEATPEAFRQKIDAASQHGVDALIFDWYWYEDGPFLNGALGKGYLMAPNNRDVRFALMWANHDWIDLHPAKLDSPGKVQFHGGISRKAFDTMCERVVQLFQHPSYLKLDGEPYFSIYELFRFIEGMGGVSQAALALDALRQKARAAGFPGVHINAVTWGVKLLPGETEVQNLPQLLKQLRIDSTTSYVWIHHAQLSQEFQTEYEDVRRQYEKYRDKASDDLGCMYFPNVTVGWDASPRTCQTDNFRVSGYPFTSVVVNNSPQAFADALRSAKKFAVEHLPAGKRLVTLNSWNEWTEGSYLEPDMDHGTAYLDAVHEVFGSS; from the coding sequence GTGCATCGTAGGGAATTCATTGCCAGGGCGGGCGCCACGCTGTTGCATGGTGGACTGATTGGAAGTCAAGCCGCCATAAAGCCGCCGAAGGCAGATGCCTGCATCACTGCGGCGTACTACTTTGGAAATTTCCATGTGGACCCTCGGAACGAGGAGGCTCACGGCAAGGGGTGGACGGAGTGGAATCTGGTCAAGGCTGCTACTCCGCGGTTCGCTGGTCATCATCAGCCAAAAGTGCCTCAGTGGGGCTACGCTGATGAGGCCACCCCAGAAGCCTTCCGACAAAAGATTGACGCAGCCAGTCAACACGGTGTCGACGCTCTGATCTTCGACTGGTACTGGTATGAGGATGGGCCATTCCTAAACGGCGCGTTGGGCAAGGGCTATCTGATGGCCCCAAACAATCGCGACGTCCGATTCGCGCTGATGTGGGCTAATCATGACTGGATTGATTTGCATCCCGCCAAGCTCGATAGCCCTGGGAAGGTGCAGTTTCACGGCGGGATTTCACGCAAAGCCTTCGACACGATGTGCGAGCGCGTCGTCCAACTGTTCCAACATCCCTCCTACCTCAAGCTGGATGGGGAACCTTATTTTTCTATTTACGAACTCTTTCGATTTATCGAGGGGATGGGTGGCGTCTCACAGGCGGCACTGGCACTGGATGCATTACGACAAAAGGCGCGTGCTGCAGGTTTTCCCGGCGTCCATATCAACGCAGTCACCTGGGGTGTGAAGCTTTTGCCGGGCGAAACAGAAGTACAAAATTTGCCACAACTCCTCAAGCAATTGCGAATCGACAGCACTACCTCATATGTGTGGATTCACCACGCCCAACTCTCACAAGAGTTCCAAACGGAATACGAAGACGTGCGACGACAGTACGAAAAGTACCGCGACAAGGCCTCTGACGACTTGGGTTGCATGTACTTTCCGAATGTAACGGTTGGCTGGGATGCCTCGCCTCGCACATGCCAGACCGATAATTTCCGTGTGAGCGGATATCCGTTTACATCGGTAGTCGTAAACAACTCTCCGCAAGCTTTCGCAGACGCTCTCCGTTCAGCCAAGAAATTTGCAGTGGAGCATCTACCCGCAGGCAAGCGTTTGGTCACGCTTAATTCATGGAACGAGTGGACAGAGGGTAGCTATCTGGAGCCTGACATGGATCACGGGACTGCCTATCTGGATGCTGTCCATGAGGTCTTTGGATCGTCCTAA
- a CDS encoding DUF302 domain-containing protein produces the protein MRSLDRPNPSYRSNVIKLIFEGATILESRQKRGLVRGIVGTSHREPNGIMEFARFDLGDVIRKENGTETPRVLRIVAGNPLIMKEMVKHVPDAGSYAPVAILIDERADGIHISYDTMVSHLAPYGNSEALRVATDLDIKIETIMAAAK, from the coding sequence ATGAGGTCTTTGGATCGTCCTAATCCAAGTTATCGCTCCAACGTCATCAAGCTCATCTTTGAAGGGGCGACTATCTTAGAGTCACGCCAGAAGAGAGGCCTCGTTCGAGGCATCGTTGGAACGTCACATAGAGAACCAAATGGAATTATGGAGTTCGCGCGTTTTGATCTTGGAGATGTCATCCGAAAAGAGAATGGGACGGAGACTCCAAGAGTTCTTCGTATCGTTGCAGGCAATCCGCTCATTATGAAGGAAATGGTGAAACACGTACCCGACGCCGGCTCCTATGCGCCCGTGGCCATCCTGATTGATGAACGTGCCGATGGAATCCATATCTCATACGACACTATGGTTTCGCATCTTGCTCCGTACGGTAACAGCGAAGCTCTCCGAGTAGCGACAGACCTTGACATCAAAATCGAAACAATCATGGCTGCTGCGAAATAG
- a CDS encoding helix-turn-helix transcriptional regulator, which produces MQLPIQDRAFWERFAEDLYVRDMPTAELCVSQLAPSTFGRIRSREGLPEVTEGHGAAHDYLLALQLAEIPFIEQLLAAKKVSTGSYPAGGVSVIPFEERPRIFLPGSFDTLIVRITQVSLDEIAYSHRIPRVDRLSQTFGRMDSVVHNLGQVLVSTLQQPNHASKFFVDHVLHALNCHLAFSYGGIPPVATHVRGGLTARQVKRAAEFLDAHLDGDIDLRQIADTCSLSVSHFTRAFKQTFGKPPYRWLIERRVDKARDLMANSRLSIADIAMQCGFADQSGFNRSFKRIHGVTPGIWRRTVVN; this is translated from the coding sequence ATGCAGTTACCTATTCAAGATCGAGCCTTCTGGGAGCGATTCGCAGAAGACTTATATGTCCGGGATATGCCCACTGCGGAACTCTGCGTGTCCCAACTTGCCCCGTCCACGTTCGGGAGAATCCGGAGCAGAGAAGGTTTACCGGAAGTCACGGAGGGACACGGGGCCGCACATGACTATCTGCTTGCGCTTCAGTTGGCGGAAATACCCTTTATCGAGCAACTCCTGGCGGCCAAGAAAGTATCGACGGGGTCTTATCCAGCTGGCGGTGTCAGTGTGATTCCTTTTGAAGAGCGTCCGAGAATTTTCCTGCCTGGGTCATTCGATACTTTGATAGTGCGGATAACGCAGGTCTCCCTCGACGAGATAGCCTATTCTCACCGGATCCCTCGAGTGGATCGACTAAGCCAGACGTTCGGACGCATGGATTCTGTCGTGCACAATCTGGGCCAAGTTCTCGTCTCGACATTGCAGCAACCGAACCATGCTTCGAAGTTTTTTGTCGACCATGTTTTACACGCGCTGAATTGTCACCTGGCTTTTTCCTATGGCGGCATTCCACCGGTGGCAACACATGTCCGAGGCGGCCTCACAGCGCGGCAGGTGAAGAGGGCGGCGGAGTTCCTCGATGCTCATTTGGATGGAGACATTGACCTTCGGCAGATTGCAGACACATGCTCACTTTCCGTGAGTCATTTCACGAGAGCCTTTAAGCAGACCTTCGGCAAGCCACCGTATCGGTGGTTGATTGAACGCCGGGTTGATAAGGCGAGAGATCTAATGGCAAACTCTCGGCTCTCGATCGCGGATATCGCTATGCAATGCGGATTCGCAGATCAATCTGGATTCAACCGTTCTTTCAAACGCATTCACGGAGTTACTCCGGGAATATGGCGTCGAACGGTCGTTAATTAA
- a CDS encoding alpha/beta fold hydrolase yields the protein MKNVLLVHGAWADGSSWSKVIPSLEAKGLHVVCVQIPLTSFADDVSATQRAIALEDGPVLLVGHSYGGAVVTEAGNDPKVAGIVYVAAVAPDKGESAFGLITSVPTPVGTELRPDKSGFIKLTPKGIAEDLAQDLSAKEISVLTATQVPTSVGAMKGEITTPAWKSKASWYIIAANDRTISPQLEAAEAKKIGAATTTVASSHVVMLAQPSQVANVILDAASKATSK from the coding sequence GTGAAGAACGTACTACTTGTCCACGGTGCGTGGGCAGATGGTTCCAGCTGGTCCAAAGTCATTCCTTCGTTGGAGGCCAAGGGACTGCATGTCGTCTGTGTTCAGATTCCTCTCACGTCGTTTGCGGACGACGTTTCAGCGACGCAGCGTGCGATTGCGCTTGAGGATGGTCCGGTCTTGCTAGTAGGGCATTCGTACGGTGGGGCTGTTGTCACGGAAGCCGGGAATGATCCCAAGGTCGCCGGAATCGTCTACGTGGCGGCGGTAGCTCCGGACAAAGGCGAATCCGCATTTGGATTGATTACAAGCGTACCCACTCCCGTCGGTACCGAACTGCGGCCGGATAAGAGTGGCTTCATAAAGTTGACACCTAAGGGAATTGCGGAAGATTTGGCACAGGACCTCTCGGCGAAAGAGATCTCGGTTCTAACGGCAACGCAAGTGCCTACAAGTGTCGGTGCAATGAAGGGAGAGATCACGACCCCAGCGTGGAAGTCGAAGGCCTCGTGGTACATCATCGCCGCAAACGACCGCACTATTTCCCCGCAACTCGAAGCTGCCGAAGCAAAGAAGATTGGTGCAGCAACGACTACGGTTGCCTCAAGCCACGTCGTTATGCTGGCTCAACCGTCGCAGGTCGCGAATGTAATTTTGGACGCGGCCTCGAAAGCCACCTCGAAGTAA
- a CDS encoding alpha/beta fold hydrolase produces MASTKRKDKDELMLHNFYVKGAMRFLIPTISMALAGCSSSSVRGLPPVQAAGPTGVKNVLLVHGAWADGSSWNPVITNLNADGYSVTAVQLPLTSLADDVATVQRALARVTGKTLLVAHSYAGVVITQAGNDPKVAGLVYVAAYAPDNGESVMDLNGQVAATPIMNDLILDANGYLTITAAGMAADFAPDLPPEQQTTIAATQGPVSAPNGFGVKVSQVAWKSLPSWYVVSSNDHVISPTLEMNMAKRMNATTTTLASGHLAMLSHTADVTKVVETAAASLRP; encoded by the coding sequence ATGGCCTCAACAAAACGCAAAGACAAGGACGAACTCATGCTCCACAACTTCTACGTGAAGGGCGCTATGCGCTTTCTGATTCCAACAATCTCCATGGCTTTAGCGGGGTGCTCCTCTAGTAGTGTGCGAGGACTTCCGCCGGTGCAGGCTGCCGGTCCAACAGGTGTTAAAAACGTCCTGTTGGTGCACGGAGCCTGGGCGGATGGCTCGTCATGGAATCCCGTCATTACAAATCTCAACGCCGATGGATATAGCGTGACGGCCGTCCAGCTTCCACTCACGTCTCTCGCTGACGACGTTGCGACGGTCCAGCGCGCTCTTGCACGAGTCACCGGCAAGACGTTGTTGGTGGCACATTCCTATGCAGGTGTCGTCATTACTCAGGCGGGCAACGATCCGAAGGTTGCCGGTCTGGTGTATGTGGCCGCGTATGCACCTGACAATGGAGAGTCTGTAATGGACCTCAACGGCCAGGTGGCGGCCACGCCGATCATGAATGATTTGATACTCGATGCGAATGGTTACCTTACAATCACCGCTGCTGGCATGGCGGCTGACTTCGCGCCAGACCTTCCGCCCGAACAACAGACGACCATTGCCGCCACGCAAGGGCCCGTTTCCGCCCCGAATGGGTTTGGCGTAAAAGTGTCTCAGGTGGCATGGAAGAGCCTGCCCTCCTGGTATGTTGTGTCGAGCAATGACCACGTCATATCGCCGACTCTCGAAATGAATATGGCAAAGCGAATGAACGCGACGACAACGACGCTGGCATCTGGCCATCTCGCGATGTTGAGTCACACTGCAGACGTAACGAAGGTTGTGGAGACAGCTGCAGCTTCGCTGAGGCCCTAA
- a CDS encoding glycosyl hydrolase family 28-related protein, translated as MLLLLLSIVTARSQAQSVYLTKPDDALAVTASELHGDGVADDTAALQAAIDKVADTTGSGIVFLPQGRYRITKTVYLWSGVRIFGYGARRPVMVLAPNTPGFQSGHGFLGTGRYMLQFAANKPAAGAAIMDANEFTFYSGLSNIDFEIGGGNPAAIAVRFHVAQHSFLDHMHFSVGEGRAALEDVGNQAENLDIDGGEYGIVSVRTAPAWQFLLMDSRIHGQRRAAIHTQEVGMTLVRDEISDAPIAIETPQNMPEQLYAKDLLLKNISGTAFVLGDTTSQHNQVTLDNILCDHVATLVADPVGALKSATLPPSGDRYYIVANMTAGQQILGDGREGALALTVSGKKRLTSAPRLPLSDIPIMPPVSEWTNVRTLGATGDGGTDDTAALQHAIDSHRVLYFPTGMYRLRGTLHTKPDTVLVGLNPATAVLMVQDNDANFIGAEAAVPLLETAQNGHEIVSGLGVFTGDIAPRAAGVVWRSGPRSLMHDVNFPAGLRARPVIAPKLVRSTVPIAQRPDMRASQYPSLWVRDGGGGLFRDVWTADTTARSGLLVEHTQTPSIAYQISCEHHMQNEVQFHDAANWTVYALQTEEEKPNGADATAVELVNAKNITFANLFNYRVSRNVIPKLAATTATDSDNIRFANVHVFSMTRLAFDNSLIDEDYDTRIRTHDFTSFRLRAKAPQSPLKPMRLPIFTSELKKLISGYRDLSGLTVDGQGTLYFADATLATVAQLDETTGTAKVLTRTVPEPMVLAWPGSGETLLAVDRDKAVYSVNTKTGATAKLTDGGPKQDVQLLIPVGFHNDIGSIQRIVAHQGFVYSGRSNMALVSATENEPRSYFYGPSTNTAVIAGGSWKGVQQSVQLKAFRVGESALAVSEEDDKVYRVSLDALTHLTAMTFITRSGTSVVQDTDGNVYVAGAQLFVYDRAGKLLGTVEIPERPSSLAISGNTLYIGARSSLYRITLKAAAAK; from the coding sequence TTGCTTTTGCTTCTTCTGTCGATCGTCACTGCAAGGTCCCAGGCACAATCCGTTTACCTTACAAAGCCAGATGATGCCCTGGCCGTGACAGCGAGTGAACTGCATGGCGACGGTGTTGCCGATGACACAGCGGCGTTGCAGGCAGCCATCGACAAGGTTGCAGATACCACAGGCAGCGGCATCGTCTTCCTGCCACAAGGGCGTTATCGCATAACGAAGACGGTCTACCTATGGTCCGGCGTTCGTATCTTCGGATACGGAGCACGGCGGCCGGTCATGGTGCTGGCACCGAATACGCCTGGATTCCAAAGCGGCCACGGCTTCCTCGGTACCGGCCGATACATGCTGCAGTTCGCTGCAAACAAACCCGCCGCGGGTGCGGCCATCATGGACGCGAACGAATTCACGTTCTACAGCGGACTAAGCAACATTGACTTCGAGATTGGTGGCGGCAATCCCGCAGCAATTGCAGTGCGGTTTCATGTCGCGCAGCACTCGTTCCTGGATCACATGCACTTCAGCGTAGGTGAAGGTCGCGCGGCATTGGAGGACGTCGGCAATCAGGCTGAAAACCTGGACATTGATGGCGGCGAGTATGGCATTGTGAGTGTCCGCACCGCTCCAGCCTGGCAGTTCCTGCTGATGGACTCGCGCATCCACGGACAGCGGCGCGCAGCCATCCATACGCAGGAAGTGGGAATGACGTTGGTGCGCGATGAGATCAGCGACGCGCCCATCGCTATCGAGACACCGCAGAACATGCCGGAGCAATTGTATGCGAAGGACCTGTTGCTGAAGAACATTAGCGGGACCGCCTTCGTCCTGGGTGACACAACAAGCCAGCACAATCAGGTCACACTCGATAACATCCTGTGCGACCACGTAGCAACGTTGGTCGCCGACCCGGTTGGAGCCTTGAAGTCCGCCACTTTGCCGCCCAGCGGGGATCGATACTACATCGTCGCGAACATGACTGCCGGTCAGCAGATTCTGGGAGACGGACGCGAAGGCGCACTAGCGTTGACCGTGTCTGGCAAGAAGCGTCTGACGTCCGCGCCACGTCTTCCACTGAGTGACATTCCAATCATGCCGCCAGTAAGCGAATGGACAAACGTACGCACGCTTGGTGCAACGGGAGATGGTGGCACAGACGATACCGCAGCACTGCAGCACGCCATCGATTCACATCGCGTCTTGTATTTTCCAACCGGGATGTATCGGCTAAGAGGCACACTGCATACCAAACCTGACACTGTCCTAGTGGGACTGAATCCCGCAACGGCCGTGCTGATGGTGCAGGATAACGATGCCAATTTCATAGGCGCTGAGGCGGCGGTGCCTTTACTGGAGACTGCACAGAACGGGCACGAGATCGTCAGCGGTCTTGGTGTATTCACCGGAGACATTGCGCCGCGTGCCGCAGGTGTGGTGTGGCGGAGCGGACCTCGCTCACTCATGCATGACGTCAACTTCCCTGCCGGTCTACGAGCACGTCCGGTCATCGCTCCAAAGCTCGTGCGTTCAACTGTGCCCATTGCGCAGCGGCCAGATATGCGGGCCTCGCAATACCCCAGCTTATGGGTGCGCGATGGAGGAGGTGGACTATTCCGTGATGTATGGACGGCGGACACGACAGCTCGCTCCGGTCTGCTGGTGGAACACACGCAAACACCTTCCATTGCCTACCAGATTTCGTGCGAGCACCATATGCAGAACGAAGTGCAGTTTCATGACGCCGCGAACTGGACGGTCTACGCACTGCAGACCGAGGAAGAAAAGCCCAACGGCGCGGACGCCACTGCAGTAGAGCTGGTTAACGCAAAGAACATCACCTTCGCGAACCTGTTCAACTATCGTGTCTCACGTAACGTCATCCCGAAGCTTGCGGCCACCACGGCGACGGATTCAGACAACATCCGCTTCGCGAATGTCCACGTGTTCAGCATGACGCGTTTGGCTTTTGACAACAGTCTGATCGACGAGGACTACGATACAAGGATTCGGACGCATGATTTCACCAGCTTCCGGCTTCGCGCAAAGGCACCGCAATCGCCGCTGAAGCCCATGCGTTTGCCGATCTTCACGTCCGAGTTGAAGAAGCTCATCTCGGGGTATCGCGATCTATCCGGTCTTACCGTCGATGGCCAGGGCACGCTCTACTTTGCAGATGCAACGCTTGCGACTGTTGCACAGTTGGATGAGACCACCGGGACCGCAAAGGTACTGACCAGGACCGTTCCGGAGCCCATGGTGCTTGCGTGGCCGGGCAGCGGTGAGACGCTGCTTGCGGTCGATCGCGATAAGGCTGTCTATAGCGTGAACACGAAGACCGGAGCAACAGCAAAACTGACCGACGGCGGCCCGAAGCAAGATGTCCAGTTGCTAATTCCGGTCGGCTTCCACAACGACATAGGCAGCATCCAGCGCATCGTGGCGCATCAGGGATTTGTATACTCTGGCCGCAGCAACATGGCGCTGGTCAGCGCAACAGAGAACGAGCCACGCAGCTACTTCTACGGCCCGAGCACAAACACGGCAGTGATTGCTGGTGGAAGCTGGAAGGGCGTGCAGCAGTCAGTGCAACTCAAAGCATTCCGCGTTGGCGAGAGCGCACTTGCAGTCAGCGAAGAAGATGATAAGGTGTACCGCGTTTCACTGGACGCGTTGACACATCTCACCGCAATGACGTTCATCACGCGCAGTGGAACGTCCGTGGTGCAAGACACAGATGGAAACGTGTACGTGGCCGGCGCGCAACTCTTCGTCTATGACCGCGCGGGTAAGTTGCTGGGCACGGTGGAGATCCCGGAGCGTCCTTCCTCGTTGGCCATCAGCGGCAACACGCTTTACATTGGAGCGCGATCTTCGCTATACAGGATCACGCTGAAGGCTGCAGCCGCAAAGTAA